In Fusobacteria bacterium ZRK30, the DNA window AATCAACTATTTCAAATCTGATTCCAAGGTTTTATGACATCGATTCTGGAAGGATTACCATAGATGGGATGGATATAAGTAAGATAAATTTAATTTCTCTCCGGGAAAACATAGGGATTGTTCCCCAGGAGGCATTTTTGTTTGGAGGAACCATAGGGGACAATATAAGGTATGGGAAGCTGGATGCTACTGAAGAAGAGTTAACGGATGCAGCTAAAAAAGCGAATATATACGAGTTTATAATTAGTTTACCAAAGGGATTTGATACCCTGGTAGGAGAAAGGGGAGTAAAACTTTCAGGAGGACAAAAACAAAGGATCTCAATAGCCAGAATATTTTTAAAAAATCCCAAGATATTAATATTGGATGAAGCTACGGCATCACTGGATAATATTACGGAAAAATTAATTCAGGAAGCCCTCATGACACTATCTAAAAACAGGACTACCATAACGATAGCTCATAGGCTGTCAACTATCATAAATTCCGACAGGATTGTGGTTATGGATAAAGAGGGAGTAGTAGAAACCGGAACCCATGAGGAACTGCTGAAATTAGAGGGGTCTTATGCTAAACTTTATCGTTAAACAAGTAACCAATGACTCTCTTTTGGATAGTTTCCCAATTTTGATCTAAAAAGGAAACTAAAGTTAGAGTTTATAGGTTTTAATAGGCGGCAAAAGAAAAGATTTTAAAGTAATATAATCTATGATATACATTGAACTTTTAATCGATATAAAAAGCAGCTGTATTTTATTAAAAAACATTAATTTTAAATTAAAAAAATTAATGTTGAATTAAAAGAAATACGTTGTAAAAACAAAGCAAACATGGTATAAAGTTAATAACAATTTAATAAAATATAATCTTGGTTCGATTTGTATCGATTAAAAGGGAAGTGGGTGAAAATCCTACACGGTCCCGCCACTGTAAGACAGACGAAAATAGTATACCACTGAAGCAATTTGGGAAGGGCTATGAGTAGAATGAAGTCAAGTCAGGAGACCTGCCAGATTAATTTTTACGAACTTGCGAGGACGAGGATGTAGACATTTGTATCTTTTGCTGTACAAAATGTTTTGGTTCCCTAAGTTTTAGGGAACTTTTTTTTTACACGAAATAGATGCAGCGTTATCTTACTTTTTATTCTCAAAATTATATTTAGGAGGAGAAAAATGAAAAAAGTGTTAGTGGTATTAGTGATGTTAACAATGGGGATCTCTTTATTTGCCAATGGAGGAAAATCAAACGATTTTGATCTGAAAAAAGGTGAAAAGAAAGCAATAATGCTGGTAAGTTTTGGGACAACTTTTCCTGAAACCAGGGAAAAAACTATAGGTGCACTAGAAAAAGAATTTAAAAGTTCTTATCCGGATTTTAAAGTAGTTACTGCTTTTACTTCCAGAATAGTTATGAGAAGGATCAAAGAAAAAGAAGGGATTATCTATGATAACCCCAGTGAAGCATTGAAAAAATTAAAAAAAGACGGATATACCCATGTATTGGTACAAGGTACTCATATTATGAATGCCATTGAATCAGAGACATTAAAAATGGAAGTAGAAAGTTATAAGGGAGACTTTAAGGTGTTAAAAGTAAGTACTCCATTACTTACAAGTGTTGAGGATTATAAAGAAGTTGTTAAGGCGTTAAAGCCAACTTATAAAAATTTAAAGAAAGATGAGGCTGTTGTGTTTATAGGGCATGGAACCCACCATCCTGGAAACTCTGCCTATGCTATGTTGGAACATGTATTCCACCAGGAAGGTATTGAAAATGCATATTTAGGAACTGTAGAAGGATATCCTGAATTAGATGATGTCATTGCCAGTTTAAAGAAGGCAAAAATTAAAAAGGTAGAATTATATCCGTTTATGATTGTTGCAGGAGATCATGCCAAAAATGATATTGCTGTAGATATGAAGGAAGAGTTAGAAAAAAATGGATTTACTGTAAAAGCTCATATGGTTGGATTAGGAGAAAATAAAGGGATCAGAAAGATATATGTTGAACATGCAGAGTTTGGGTTAACTCATGTGGAAGAAAATATGTTAGCTAAAAAGAAAAAATATGCAAATGGGATGCAGCCGTAGAAATCTATGAAAAAGCATTTTAAATTATGGACAATAATTGGAATAATACTATTAATCCTTTCAATATTCTTCTACCTTCAAATGGGATATATAAAAATTCCATTAAAGGAAGTAATAGAGAGTATAAAAGGCGGGGAGGGAGCTCCTAATTGGTATATTATCCATGAAGTGAGATTACCGAGGATCCTCACTTCGATCTTAATAGGTTCAATTTTATCTATGTGCGGATTGGTATTTCAAGGGGTTTTATTAAACCCCTTGGCTGATCCATATACATTGGGAATTTCAAGTGGTGCTTCATTTGGTGCAGCACTGGCTATAGTTCTGAATATAACAATTTTTGGAATTTTTAGCACACATATAGTGTCATTTATATTTGCAATACTCTGTTTGGCAGTTGTTATCAAGATGGGTTCCTTTGAAAGAAAGATGAATCCTACTTCTATAATATTAGGAGGGATAATAATAGGAGCTTTCTTTTCAGCAGGATTAAGTTTTTTAAAATATCTGGCTGACGAAGGTGTAGGAGCCATTATATTTTGGCTGCTTGGGAGCTTTACCGGTAAATCCTGGATGGAGGTCAGCATCCTGAGTGCAATATGGGTCTTTGGATTCGTATTTTTTTGTTATTATGCGGAAGACTTAAATATCCTGGCTTTGGGAGAAAAAAGTGCTATCTCTTTGGGGATAAATCCCAGTAAGATCAGGAGGATATTATTGATTGTCAGCTCGATCTTGTCGGCGGTAGCAGTTTCTACCTGCGGGATAATAGGGTTTGTAGGACTGGTAGTTCCACATCTTCTCCGGTTTATTATGGGGACAGACAACAAAAAATTAATTATAGGCTGTGCTATATGGGGCGGAGTTATTATGGGAGCTGCTGATAACATAGTCCGGGTAGTATTGCCCAATGATATTCCTGTAGGAGTAATCACATCATTGTTAGGAGCACCTTTCTTTGCTCTTATTTTTAGGAAAAAGATGGGAGGAGGGAATCTGAGATGATAGATATAAAAAAAATAGATTATTCTATAGATGGAACTAAAATTTTAGATGACCTGTCTTTTAAATTTGAAAAGGGTAAATTTTATGGAATATTAGGACCAAATGGAAGCGGAAAGACTACTTTTTTGGATATTTTAAGCGGGTATAAAAATGCTACAGAATCTGAAATATATATAGAAAAGAAGGAATTAAAGGAATATTCTCATCTGAAGTTAGCAAAAAAAATTGCAATAGTACCACAAAAATTTGATATAGTATTTCCTTTTTCTGTTTCCGACATATTGGAGATGGGAAGGTATCCCTATAAGAAAAAGTTTTTCAGCCTTCAGAAAAAAGATTATGAGATTATTGACAAGGTTGTAGAGGAAATAGGGTTAGAAGAATTTTTAGATAAAGAAATAACTACCCTTAGTGGTGGTGAAGAACAAAGAGTTATATTTGGAAAGGCATTGATTCAGACGACACCTATTTTATTTTTAGATGAGTCAACTTCGAATTTAGATCCCTATTATTCCCATACTTTACTGAGCCTTGTAAGGAAAAGAGTGGTAGAGGAACAAACCACAGTTATAGGAGTATTTCACGACTTTAATTTAGCTTCACTTTATTGTGATGAAATCCTCTTATTGGAAAAGGGAAAGATTATAGCCAGTGGGAAAACCCAAGATGTATTTAATTCAAAAAAATTAGAAGAAGTATTTAAAATAGGATGGGAAAAATATAAAACAGAAAAGAATACATTTGTATTCCCAAAATTAGGAGGTGATTTAGAGTGATTAAAATAATGAAGTTATTATCGATCTTTATTTTTATGATAAACCTATGTTTTGCTTCTAATAAAGAGATAATAAGTGAATCCGGGCAAAAAGTGGATCTGACAACCCCCCATACAAGAATAATATCCCTCTATGGGGCTCATACAGATGTTTTGGTAAATATAGGTGCTGAGGAAAACTTGGTAGGAGTAGATAAAAGTAATGCTGGTCTGGGAATAGAGGTTTTCTCATATAAGGACAGTGTAGAAAAATTTATATCTGCAAAACCGGATTTAATCTTAATAAGACCTATGATCAGAGACAGGTTTAGCGGACTAATAAGATCACTAAAAAACGCAAACCTGACTGTAGTAACTATAAAACCTACAAAATTTGAGGAATTGGATAACTATTGGCTGACATTGGGTAAACTAAGCGGCCACGAAAAGGAAGCGATCCAATATACAGATGATTTTCATATGAATCTGGCTGTGTTAAAGAAAAAGGCTGACTCAATACCTAGTAATGAAAGAAAAACAGTGTTCTTCGAAGCTAGACATAAGACCAATCAAACAACTTCACTAGATGGAATACCGGCTTATATTTTAGGAGTATTGGATATAGAGAATATAGCTTATGATGCTATTCCTGCAAAAAAAGGATCTAGTGTAGCTGATTTCCCTAAGGAGTTATTATTAGCCCGGGGGGAAAAAATAGATGTATATTTAGCACAGTATGGAGCTATGAACAGGCCCACTGTGGATATAATAAAAAAAGCACCTGGTTATAAAGCAATAAGAGCAGTAAGGGAAGATGAAATCTATATAATAGATGAATATAGTGTATCGAGACCAACAAATGGACTATTAGACGGGATAAAAGAAATTGGACATGTTGTTTATCCAAAATATTTTTAACAGGGGGATAAAATGAGTTATGTAAAAAAGCCTATGGCAATTGAAAATAAGAGTTTTGAGATAATCACCAATGAATTAGGTGAAAAAGCGAAGCAGTTTACAGAAGATGAGTTAAAAATTGTAAAAAGATTAATCCATACTACTGCTGATTTTGAGTATGCTGATATAGTAGAGATATCAAAAGATGCAATAGAAAGCGGAAAAAAAGCCATTGCAGAGGGAAGTAAGATATATTGTGATACCAATATGATTGTAAATGGTCTCAGTAAAAAAACTATGGAAAAATGGAATGTAGGTGCTTATTGCCTGGTTTCAGATGAGAAAGTAGTAATAGAGGCAAAGGAAAGAGGATTGACTCGTTCTATAGTAGGAATGGAAAAAGCGATAAAAGATGAAAAAACAAAGATATTCTTAATCGGGAACGCTCCTACAGCTCTATTCACACTGATGGAAGCTGTTGAAAAGGGATACAGACCTAATCTTGTAGTAGGAGTACCAGTTGGATTTGTAGGTGCTGAAGATTCCAAAGAAAGGCTGAGAGAACTGGATATTCCTTATATTGTAACCAGGGGTAGAAAGGGTGGAAGTACAGTAGCAGTAGCTACATTCCATGGTATTTTATATGATATGTATGATAGAAAAGGATTTTTAGGAGAATAATTTTAATTATGAAATTAGATAAATATACAGTCCAAAACGGAAAAAAGATGAGGTATGGCTATACTACCGGCTCAACTGCAGCAGGAGCCTGTAAGAGTGCTGTAGAGATACATTTTCAAAAAGAAGACCTATCCACCATAGAGATAGAAACTCCTAAGGGATGGAATTTAACTTTGGATATAAACAGCATTGAAATAGGGGTTATCGATAATTATAGATATGTAAAAACCAGTATTATAAAAGATGGGGGAGATGATCCAGACGCTACCGACAAGATAGAGATATTTGCCACTGTCAGGGAAGTTTTAGAGGATGAGAAGATAGAAGACAGGGGAGATAACTTTATCAATGAAAAAAAGAATATATCCCTATGTGGCGGAATAGGTGTAGGAAGAGTTACAAAAAAAGGATTGCAGGTAGTCATAGGAAAACCAGCAATAAACCCTGTTCCTGTCCGGACTATATTTTATGAGGTAGAAAAGGTCCTGCCTCAAGGGAAAAAGGTCGAGGTTACTATAGATATTCCAATGGGAGTTGAAATAGGAAAAAAGACCTTTAATCCTAAACTTGGAATATTAGGCGGGATATCAATATTAGGGACTACCGGAATAGTAAAACCTATGTCAGAGGAATCTTGGCGGGACTCTATAGTCATAGAATTGAAGATGCTCCTGGAAGAATACTCGGAAGACACAGTAATTATTACTCCTGGAAACTATGGGAAAAAGTTCTTGGTTGAGGAACTGAAGATAGATCCTAAAAAGATACTCATCATCAGTAATTTTATGGGGTTTATTTTGGATAATATAAAAGTATTGGGATATAAAAAAATAGTTTTAGTGGGACATATAGGAAAACTCATCAAGGTAGCCGGGGGGATATTTCATACCCATTCAAAAATATCTGATGCCAGGATGGAAATATTAGGAGCCAATGCCCTATTAGCAGGAGAAGATCCAGAAGATGTAATTAAAATTATAGAGGCTAATACTACAGAAGAGGGATTATCCTATCTAAAATTAAAGGAAACCAACAAAACAATTGCAGAAAAAATTAAGCAGAAATGTGAAAAGAGAGTTTTCGATGAAGTGGAGGTCGAGGTATTGACTTTTTCCTTTGATCATGGTGAATTAGCCAGAACAGATGGATTTAATAGGATGGTGGATAACTATATGGAGAACAACTATGAAAAAAATTAATATATTGGGGTTAGGCCCCGGGAATAAAAAATACATCCTTCCTGTCACTAAAGAATATATAAAAAAATCCGATATATTGATCGGAGGCAGAAGAAATATAGAATCTTTAGGAGCCCTTGCTGAAGGAAAAGAAATCCGGTATATAGACAGATATTTAGATCAGTTATCTATCTATATCAAAGAAAATAGAGATAAAAGAATCTCTCTTATAGTTTCCGGGGATACAGGATTTTATAGTATGGTTCCCTTTATGAAAAGGTATTTTGAGATAGAAGACTTAAATATTATTTCAGGAATCTCCTCTATGCAGTATATGTTTTCTGCAATAGGTTATTCCTATGAAGATACTTTTATTGCTAGTGTTCACGGCAGGGAATGCGATTACATTACTCCCATAAAAGAGGGGAAAAAAGCTGGGCTTCTTACAGATAATAAGATGACTCCCCAGGCAATCGCACAAACTTTATTAAAAAATGAAGTAAAAGGGACTATATTTGTAGGAGAAAAACTAAGTTATGACGATGAAAGAATAACAAAACTCAGTTTAAAAGAGATGGCAGATCTAAAGATTATTTTTGATATAAATGTAGTAATAGTAATACCCGACACTCTTTCTTCCTAATGAAGAAAGGAGCCTTATAGGCAACACAATAGGAAAAGGAGGATAAGATAATGGTTCATATAGAAGATAAAGAATTTATCCGCGGAAAGGTACCTATGACTAAGCAGGAAGTCAGGTGTATATCTATAGCAAAGCTAGATCTAAAAGAAGATAGTGTTTTGGTCGATGTAGGAGCAGGATCCGGCAGTGTCGGAATAGAAGCCGCTAACTTTGCGCCAAAAGGCAAAGTTTTTGGGATAGAGGTAAACCCTGATGGAATAGAAGTAATTCAGCAGAATCTGGTAAAGTTTAATGTGATAAATTATGAACTTATAGAGGGACTGGCTCCAATGGATATCCCTGATATCTGTGTAGACAGGATGTTTATAGGAGGATCTAAGGGAAACTTAGAAACTATTTTGGAATGGTTCCTGGGCCACTCTAGAGAAGACGCAAAGGTGGTTATAAATACTATAACTTTAGAAAGTTTGAGTGAAGCTATGAAAGGATTAGAACAACTTAAATTTTGTGAGATAGAAGTAGTTAATATAAATATAGCAAGAAATAAAAAAATAGGTAGATACAATATGATGATGGGTGAAAACCCGATATATATTATATCAGCCAAAAGGAGTAAATAAAAGATGGCAAAATTATATGGAATAGGTGTAGGTGTAGGAGATCCGGAGATGTTAACGATGAAAGCTGTAAGAGCATTAGGAGAGTCAGATGTAGTTATCTTACCCCGTGCAAATACAAAAAACTATAGTACAGCATTTGAGATCGCAAAGGGATATATGAAGGAAGATATCGAGAAGGTATTTTTAGACTTTACAACTGTAGATAACGATAAAATACGTGAAGATGATAGATTAGAATATTCAAAAATTGTAAATAAATTAGTAAAAGAGGGGAAAAATATAGCATTTATAACTATTGG includes these proteins:
- a CDS encoding sirohydrochlorin cobaltochelatase, which produces MKKVLVVLVMLTMGISLFANGGKSNDFDLKKGEKKAIMLVSFGTTFPETREKTIGALEKEFKSSYPDFKVVTAFTSRIVMRRIKEKEGIIYDNPSEALKKLKKDGYTHVLVQGTHIMNAIESETLKMEVESYKGDFKVLKVSTPLLTSVEDYKEVVKALKPTYKNLKKDEAVVFIGHGTHHPGNSAYAMLEHVFHQEGIENAYLGTVEGYPELDDVIASLKKAKIKKVELYPFMIVAGDHAKNDIAVDMKEELEKNGFTVKAHMVGLGENKGIRKIYVEHAEFGLTHVEENMLAKKKKYANGMQP
- a CDS encoding iron ABC transporter permease: MKKHFKLWTIIGIILLILSIFFYLQMGYIKIPLKEVIESIKGGEGAPNWYIIHEVRLPRILTSILIGSILSMCGLVFQGVLLNPLADPYTLGISSGASFGAALAIVLNITIFGIFSTHIVSFIFAILCLAVVIKMGSFERKMNPTSIILGGIIIGAFFSAGLSFLKYLADEGVGAIIFWLLGSFTGKSWMEVSILSAIWVFGFVFFCYYAEDLNILALGEKSAISLGINPSKIRRILLIVSSILSAVAVSTCGIIGFVGLVVPHLLRFIMGTDNKKLIIGCAIWGGVIMGAADNIVRVVLPNDIPVGVITSLLGAPFFALIFRKKMGGGNLR
- a CDS encoding ABC transporter ATP-binding protein, encoding MIDIKKIDYSIDGTKILDDLSFKFEKGKFYGILGPNGSGKTTFLDILSGYKNATESEIYIEKKELKEYSHLKLAKKIAIVPQKFDIVFPFSVSDILEMGRYPYKKKFFSLQKKDYEIIDKVVEEIGLEEFLDKEITTLSGGEEQRVIFGKALIQTTPILFLDESTSNLDPYYSHTLLSLVRKRVVEEQTTVIGVFHDFNLASLYCDEILLLEKGKIIASGKTQDVFNSKKLEEVFKIGWEKYKTEKNTFVFPKLGGDLE
- a CDS encoding ABC transporter substrate-binding protein, producing the protein MIKIMKLLSIFIFMINLCFASNKEIISESGQKVDLTTPHTRIISLYGAHTDVLVNIGAEENLVGVDKSNAGLGIEVFSYKDSVEKFISAKPDLILIRPMIRDRFSGLIRSLKNANLTVVTIKPTKFEELDNYWLTLGKLSGHEKEAIQYTDDFHMNLAVLKKKADSIPSNERKTVFFEARHKTNQTTSLDGIPAYILGVLDIENIAYDAIPAKKGSSVADFPKELLLARGEKIDVYLAQYGAMNRPTVDIIKKAPGYKAIRAVREDEIYIIDEYSVSRPTNGLLDGIKEIGHVVYPKYF
- a CDS encoding precorrin-8X methylmutase, with product MSYVKKPMAIENKSFEIITNELGEKAKQFTEDELKIVKRLIHTTADFEYADIVEISKDAIESGKKAIAEGSKIYCDTNMIVNGLSKKTMEKWNVGAYCLVSDEKVVIEAKERGLTRSIVGMEKAIKDEKTKIFLIGNAPTALFTLMEAVEKGYRPNLVVGVPVGFVGAEDSKERLRELDIPYIVTRGRKGGSTVAVATFHGILYDMYDRKGFLGE
- the cbiD gene encoding cobalt-precorrin-5B (C(1))-methyltransferase CbiD; this encodes MKLDKYTVQNGKKMRYGYTTGSTAAGACKSAVEIHFQKEDLSTIEIETPKGWNLTLDINSIEIGVIDNYRYVKTSIIKDGGDDPDATDKIEIFATVREVLEDEKIEDRGDNFINEKKNISLCGGIGVGRVTKKGLQVVIGKPAINPVPVRTIFYEVEKVLPQGKKVEVTIDIPMGVEIGKKTFNPKLGILGGISILGTTGIVKPMSEESWRDSIVIELKMLLEEYSEDTVIITPGNYGKKFLVEELKIDPKKILIISNFMGFILDNIKVLGYKKIVLVGHIGKLIKVAGGIFHTHSKISDARMEILGANALLAGEDPEDVIKIIEANTTEEGLSYLKLKETNKTIAEKIKQKCEKRVFDEVEVEVLTFSFDHGELARTDGFNRMVDNYMENNYEKN
- the cbiE gene encoding precorrin-6y C5,15-methyltransferase (decarboxylating) subunit CbiE, with translation MKKINILGLGPGNKKYILPVTKEYIKKSDILIGGRRNIESLGALAEGKEIRYIDRYLDQLSIYIKENRDKRISLIVSGDTGFYSMVPFMKRYFEIEDLNIISGISSMQYMFSAIGYSYEDTFIASVHGRECDYITPIKEGKKAGLLTDNKMTPQAIAQTLLKNEVKGTIFVGEKLSYDDERITKLSLKEMADLKIIFDINVVIVIPDTLSS
- the cbiT gene encoding precorrin-6Y C5,15-methyltransferase (decarboxylating) subunit CbiT, translating into MVHIEDKEFIRGKVPMTKQEVRCISIAKLDLKEDSVLVDVGAGSGSVGIEAANFAPKGKVFGIEVNPDGIEVIQQNLVKFNVINYELIEGLAPMDIPDICVDRMFIGGSKGNLETILEWFLGHSREDAKVVINTITLESLSEAMKGLEQLKFCEIEVVNINIARNKKIGRYNMMMGENPIYIISAKRSK